A genome region from Eremothecium gossypii ATCC 10895 chromosome VII, complete sequence includes the following:
- the IRC21 gene encoding Irc21p (Syntenic homolog of Saccharomyces cerevisiae YMR073C (IRC21)), giving the protein MDKDSEASQRRKLLSPFRQPGCSTLPPPVAAPSSSPRVPARSKVALKPGHSALDWHALSESAGARGRFVHGLEPGLPWWDHFCELQHPAALHQLERGVPPHRILPPLRIDAAVLKACAASYWCVLRGRVYCITDYLDFHPGGVAILAGSCKGRDVTKLFERYHRWVNFERLLECCQVGVYV; this is encoded by the coding sequence ATGGACAAGGACAGCGAAGCCTCGCAGCGGCGCAAGTTGCTCTCTCCCTTCCGGCAGCCCGGCTGCTCGACGCTGCCGCCTCCGGTGGCCGCCccgtcgtcgtcgcccaGAGTCCCCGCCCGGAGCAAGGTGGCGCTCAAGCCGGGACACTCGGCGCTCGACTGGCACGCGCTGTCGGAGTctgcgggcgcgcgcggccgctTCGTGCATGGGCTGGAGCCGGGGCTGCCCTGGTGGGACCACTTCTgcgagctgcagcaccCAGCCGCCCTGCACCAGCTGGAGCGCGGCGTGCCGCCGCACCGCATCCTACCGCCGCTGCGCATCGACGCCGCGGTACTGAAGGCGTGCGCCGCGAGCTACTGGTGCGTGCTGCGCGGACGCGTCTACTGCATCACAGACTACCTGGACTTCCACCCCGGCGGCGTCGCCATCCTGGCCGGCAGCTGCAAGGGCCGCGACGTGACCAAGCTGTTTGAGCGGTACCACCGCTGGGTCAATTTCGAGCGGTTGCTGGAGTGCTGCCAGGTAGGTGTATATGTATAG